The following are encoded in a window of Arvicanthis niloticus isolate mArvNil1 chromosome 1, mArvNil1.pat.X, whole genome shotgun sequence genomic DNA:
- the Znhit2 gene encoding zinc finger HIT domain-containing protein 2, whose translation MEPVGLCGFCPAGEAHPARYTCPRCNAPYCSLRCYRAHGACAEDFYRDQVLRELRGRSASPSRLAGALRRLREQREAEDEPEEAGLRPGKRPGGHSGLWDRLAPSEKAAFERLLSRGEAGRLLPPWRPWWWGRGTGPRFLEELDHAGNSDLANPEPAPARTALESVDDAAAAEPLAEDSSVFRPPAFPARIPALASLSCSPPSPLVRFQLPNVLFAYAHTLALYHGGDDDVLLSDFCATLLDVSGALGAQQVFDSTEEALQAAAHVLEAGEHPPGPLGTRGAMQEVARILLGEGPVNQKGYTLTALGHLAQTLGRARKQAVDEERDRLYRARKKCQFLLAWTNENEAALTPLALDCARAHRAHAVTAEEMATLTGELERLWGGPVPPSPRTLIEELPG comes from the coding sequence ATGGAGCCCGTAGGGCTGTGCGGCTTCTGCCCGGCCGGGGAAGCGCATCCAGCGCGTTACACCTGCCCGCGCTGCAACGCTCCCTACTGCTCGCTGCGCTGCTACCGGGCGCACGGCGCCTGCGCCGAAGACTTTTACCGAGACCAAGTGCTGCGAGAGCTCCGTGGCCGAAGCGCTTCGCCCAGCCGTCTGGCGGGCGCATTACGCCGGCTGCGTGAACAACGCGAGGCCGAGGATGAGCCCGAAGAAGCAGGCCTCCGGCCGGGCAAAAGACCGGGCGGTCATTCTGGACTTTGGGACCGTTTAGCGCCGTCTGAGAAGGCGGCATTCGAGCGGCTGCTCAGTCGTGGCGAAGCCGGACGCCTTCTGCCTCCGTGGCGGCCCTGGTGGTGGGGCCGCGGCACCGGCCCACGTTTTCTAGAGGAGCTAGATCATGCGGGGAACAGTGACCTTGCAAACCCAGAACCCGCCCCTGCGAGGACCGCGCTGGAGTCCGTGGACGATGCCGCCGCTGCTGAGCCACTTGCTGAAGACTCCAGTGTCTTCAGACCGCCCGCATTCCCTGCCCGCATCCCTGCACTGGCCAGTCTGAGCTGCAGCCCGCCATCGCCACTGGTGCGCTTCCAGCTGCCCAATGTGCTATTCGCCTACGCTCATACTCTCGCCCTGTATCATGGAGGGGACGACGACGTGCTACTCTCTGACTTCTGTGCCACTCTGCTCGATGTTTCTGGGGCCCTGGGAGCCCAGCAAGTTTTTGACTCTACAGAGGAAGCCCTGCAGGCCGCAGCCCACGTTCTGGAAGCGGGCGAGCACCCACCTGGACCCCTGGGTACGCGGGGTGCTATGCAAGAAGTTGCCCGCATCCTGCTGGGCGAGGGTCCTGTCAATCAGAAAGGCTATACGCTGACAGCACTGGGGCACCTGGCTCAGACCCTGGGACGAGCCAGGAAACAGGCTGTTGATGAAGAGCGAGATCGTCTTTACCGGGCTCGGAAGAAGTGCCAGTTCCTGCTGGCTTGGACCAACGAAAATGAGGCTGCCCTCACACCCCTGGCTCTAGACTGTGCCAGAGCCCACCGAGCCCATGCTGTGAcagctgaggagatggcaacCCTTACTGGGGAGCTAGAACGGCTTTGGGGAGGCCCAGTACCACCCTCTCCAAGGACTCTCATTGAGGAGCTCCCTGGCTGA